The nucleotide window TCCATGCTCCTCCAGCGTCATTAGTACGCGCTCCTCCTCTTCACTAAGCCTCTCGAGCCTAAAGCCGGGCAGGTAGATCTCTTGTGGAGTTAGCCCCTTAACGCTCCTTACCCGCTGAAACCACTCTTCGAAGCCTGGGGCGCTGGGCTCTGGGACGTACCAGCCGCGCTCAGCTGGCGGGACTACGTAGATAGATACCCTTGGGAACATGAGGGATACTGTTACCACCGCTCCGTAAGCCTCCTTCGTCGTGGACGTAGCGTCTATCAACACCTTCTTGCCCTCGTCGACCTCCCTCCTCAAGATGCGGTAGAGGGCTGTGAACACCTCCTCGTAGCTCTGAGGATTAGTGCTCACGAGCTCAGGCCTCTGCCCCGCGAAGGTCAAGGCCTCCGCTAGCTCGTCAGCGTTCAGCTTAGAGGCGTAGCCGTACTTATCCCGCTTCCTATCGTACACCAAGTATATCTTCTCTAAGGGCTCCCGGCTACGCCAGTAGTTGACTCCGTCTAAGATTCGCTGGTAGTCGTGGCCTACGAAGCAGACCATTACTACCATAACCAATGCCCCGCTACGGAACTATATAGATGCGCTTAGTTATATAGCTTTTGTCACCGTCTCCCCTCCTCTTTAACTATCCTTCATCCATCTATCCGTTTCCTTTGCAGCTGGACGATAGCCGTCCCTCTATACGCTCGCGTTGTCGACGTAGCTATGCTGGCGCCTACTTACGGTTGCAGCTCAGGCCTCCTCATCACTACGTTTAATAGCTCACCCCTCGGAGTCTTTAAAGGCGGAGCTCGTGAGCTCAAGGGCGCGCTCGGAGGCTTGTCTTATTGAAGGCCTCGACGAAGTAGTAGAGGGGCTCAGTCGGATCTACGAGGCCTCTATGAACAAGGCCTCCCCCCGCCCGCTGTTAAGGGTGGGGGGGAAGGTAATAGTAGGCCTCCCCCTCACTGCCTCCTCTTTCCACCCCCTGAGGCCCTTGCCTAGCGAGCATCGCTTCCTCTCGGCAGACGCCTCTCTAAAGGCTCTCTTTGACTGCGGAGGGCTTAAGGTAGTCGTCGTCAAGACGGCCGCCGCCGTATGGAGGCTCGGAGGGCTGGCTAAGCGCTACCCCTCGAGGAAGAGGCTCGCCCTGGTTTCAAGCAGAGAGGAGGCTCAGGAGGTCGTGCTTAGGGCTGAGGCCGAGGCCGTGCTATGGGCGCTAAGGGACCTCGGTGAAGGGGACCTCTGCATCCTCGATAGGCCGCTGGCCTCGGCGGTAGAAGCTAAGAGGGCCTCTAGGGAGGTATTGAAGGAGCTTAGCGAAGAGTGTCGACGTAGAGGAGTAGCCCTCCTAGGGGTTTGTAAATCGTCTAGGCTTAGGCTCAACACTGGCGAGCCTCTAATAGGCTACTTAAACCACCTAGGGTCTAAGCTAGCCCCGGGGAGGGCTTGGTTCTACTACCCCCTCTTCCAATTGAGGGGTAGGGGATTTGACTTCATCGGCGAGCCGGTCGCTGTGAAGTTTAGCGGAGACTCTCCCTACGTATTTAGGGTAGACGTTGAGGGCCGCTTGGATGAGGGCTGCTTAGAGCTCCACCTAGGCGAGCTAGCCGCCCTTCAAGACACAGCTACCCCAGGTATCCCGTACCCTCTGCTCGGGGCGCACGAGGAGGCCAAGGTGTCTAGGCATGAGGCCGAGCTAGACAGGATGCGCCTTCTAGAAGCCTTAGAGCACAGAGGGTTGCTCGAGCGCTTCCTAGCCGGCGTCAAGTCGACTAGCTTTAAGGAGGAGGAGATGTGGGGGTCCCTGCTTGAAGGTTGGCATTGTGGTGTGGGTTGAGGGGCTCAGCGTAAAGTTCAGGGTTTTAGAGGGCGTCCGTGTCGAGAGGGGGCAGCTGGTAAAGATTGAGGATGGAGGGGTCAAGTACATAGCCAGGGTCCACGGGTTTAAGCCAGAGTCCCTCCTCACCCCGGCTGAGATAGCTAGGATATCGCACAGGCGAGGGATGGGGGAGGGGCTTGAGCTACTCGACGCCCCCCTAAGGTACTACGACACAGCGCTCGCTACGCTAGTTGCCCAGGTGGAGGGGGGTGGAGAGTGCCATGGACCTACGGGCAGCCCTAGGCTATTTAGCGAAGTCGAGGAGCTAGGCGAAGAAGATCTAGCTCAGCTATGCCTAGACGTAGGAGACATAGACCTAGGCCTCGTGAGGGTGGGGCATAGAGCCGCTGAGCGCCACGTTAGGATAGCTGGCCACAAGGCCTTCCCCCACCACGTGCTGATAAGCTCAATCACGGGAGGGGGGAAGACCAACTTAGGGAAGGTGCTTGCGTGGAACGTGATGAAGGCCCCCCAAGGACGCTACAGCCTAGTGGTCATAGACACTGAGGGGGAGTACTTTGATGGAGGGGACGCTGAGCACCTTGGGCTAGCGCACAGCCCATCCTCAGCCTCGAGGCTCCTCTTCGTGACCTCTAGGGTGTCGACTGTCTGCCGCGTAGACTTCAGGTTTAAGTACGATGGGCACGTGCTAACGCGTAGCATACCTGCCCACCCTCTAGAGGTCTCCTGGACCAGCCTCCATCCAGAGGACCTATGTCAGACTGGTGAGTTCAGCCTCCCTCAGGAGTCCTTGCTATGGCTAGCCTTCAGCGCCTATGGCGATAAGTGGCTCCCTAAGCTAATGGAACTAGACGACGACTGGCTCTACGAGAACCTAAAGCGGAGGGTCCAGAGGGTGACGATAGCAGTGACTAAGAGGAAGCTTAGGCACATGCTCGGGGCGGGCGGCATCTTTAAGCCCACCTGCTTCACAGACCTAATTAAGGCCCTGCTCAACGCCGTTGCGTCCGGCAAGACCGTCCTCATAGACATGCCCTCGGCCACAGAGGAGCAGGAGAAGCTACTGAGCGTCGTAGTAGCTAGGAGGATATTCTCCTACTACGAGGCCATGAAGAAGTCCTCGCCCAGCGAGTGGGCTAAGCTACCCACTGCCCTCATCCTGGTCGAGGAGGCACACCGCTACCTGTCTAAGTCAGCCCTCGAAGCTGACGGCGTGAGGAGGGAGAACGTGTTCTCGACGATAAGCAAGAGGGGCCGCAAGTACCGCGTCGGCCTCTGCTGCATCACCCAGATGCCTGGGGAGCTGGACGAGCCTATCGTTAGGCAGCAGCTCACAAAGATAGTCCTCCCCCTCCCCACTAGGCCGGACTACGCTAAGGTCATTCACTACAGCCCATTCTTAGAGCGGAGCGCTCAAGAGATAAAGTCTCTCGATAGAGGGGAGGCATTGCTAATCTCACCGCCCTCAGGGATCAAGTTCGCCGTGCCGCTCAAAGTCCACCTCTTCGAAGACCTAGTCAGGGCTGAGCTGGAGGAGGAGCTAATTAAGCGCCGCGAAGCCAAGGAGCTGCTGGGAGAAGAGGCTAGCGGTCTTAAGCGCCCCCCGGCGCTCCTCGGCTAGGCGCCTAGGCGGAGGCCCTCCTCGTAGACTCCTCAGACGCCGCCCCGAGCACCATCGCGATCGAGTCGTTAAACGTAGGAGGTAAAGATGTAATTTAATTTGATATCAGATACGCGCTATGGCACTCTCCTCAACACTTTTATATCCTAGGGCTAAATATATAAGCTCGGGGCGC belongs to Candidatus Nezhaarchaeota archaeon and includes:
- a CDS encoding ATP-binding protein, yielding MKVGIVVWVEGLSVKFRVLEGVRVERGQLVKIEDGGVKYIARVHGFKPESLLTPAEIARISHRRGMGEGLELLDAPLRYYDTALATLVAQVEGGGECHGPTGSPRLFSEVEELGEEDLAQLCLDVGDIDLGLVRVGHRAAERHVRIAGHKAFPHHVLISSITGGGKTNLGKVLAWNVMKAPQGRYSLVVIDTEGEYFDGGDAEHLGLAHSPSSASRLLFVTSRVSTVCRVDFRFKYDGHVLTRSIPAHPLEVSWTSLHPEDLCQTGEFSLPQESLLWLAFSAYGDKWLPKLMELDDDWLYENLKRRVQRVTIAVTKRKLRHMLGAGGIFKPTCFTDLIKALLNAVASGKTVLIDMPSATEEQEKLLSVVVARRIFSYYEAMKKSSPSEWAKLPTALILVEEAHRYLSKSALEADGVRRENVFSTISKRGRKYRVGLCCITQMPGELDEPIVRQQLTKIVLPLPTRPDYAKVIHYSPFLERSAQEIKSLDRGEALLISPPSGIKFAVPLKVHLFEDLVRAELEEELIKRREAKELLGEEASGLKRPPALLG
- a CDS encoding DNA double-strand break repair nuclease NurA, producing the protein MSSRARSEACLIEGLDEVVEGLSRIYEASMNKASPRPLLRVGGKVIVGLPLTASSFHPLRPLPSEHRFLSADASLKALFDCGGLKVVVVKTAAAVWRLGGLAKRYPSRKRLALVSSREEAQEVVLRAEAEAVLWALRDLGEGDLCILDRPLASAVEAKRASREVLKELSEECRRRGVALLGVCKSSRLRLNTGEPLIGYLNHLGSKLAPGRAWFYYPLFQLRGRGFDFIGEPVAVKFSGDSPYVFRVDVEGRLDEGCLELHLGELAALQDTATPGIPYPLLGAHEEAKVSRHEAELDRMRLLEALEHRGLLERFLAGVKSTSFKEEEMWGSLLEGWHCGVG
- a CDS encoding DUF6293 family protein, whose translation is MVVMVCFVGHDYQRILDGVNYWRSREPLEKIYLVYDRKRDKYGYASKLNADELAEALTFAGQRPELVSTNPQSYEEVFTALYRILRREVDEGKKVLIDATSTTKEAYGAVVTVSLMFPRVSIYVVPPAERGWYVPEPSAPGFEEWFQRVRSVKGLTPQEIYLPGFRLERLSEEEERVLMTLEEHGGRADSIKSLIQWCGEDPSSPAVKNKFSRLIDKLVEKGIAAEGPAAKTKPTSLTTFGRILAKALKHYYAKTHEAKPAPITLSSRASSRQA